A window of the Acidimicrobiales bacterium genome harbors these coding sequences:
- a CDS encoding pyridoxamine 5'-phosphate oxidase family protein: MEHEHTTDRPVMPEGYGVPTTDEGLLSWDQVVERLATSTQYWMATTRPDGRPHVVPRWGAWIDGHLWYDGSPDTLHARNLATNSSCVLHLEDGWQAVIVEGTSGPTDPPGLEFGARIAEAFTSKYGAKGYSPEPDAWEGEASGGLMKFTPKKSMAWFDFPNDVSRFTF; encoded by the coding sequence ATGGAGCATGAGCACACGACCGACCGGCCGGTGATGCCGGAGGGCTACGGCGTCCCGACCACCGACGAAGGCTTGCTGTCGTGGGATCAGGTCGTGGAACGGCTCGCCACGTCGACCCAGTATTGGATGGCCACGACCCGACCCGATGGCCGGCCGCATGTGGTGCCGCGATGGGGCGCCTGGATCGACGGTCATCTGTGGTACGACGGTTCGCCCGACACCCTGCACGCCCGCAACCTCGCCACGAATTCTTCGTGTGTGCTGCACCTCGAAGACGGCTGGCAGGCGGTGATCGTCGAGGGAACCTCCGGTCCGACCGACCCACCCGGTCTCGAGTTCGGTGCACGAATCGCCGAAGCGTTCACCTCCAAATACGGGGCGAAGGGTTACTCGCCTGAGCCCGATGCATGGGAGGGCGAGGCGTCGGGCGGCCTGATGAAGTTCACCCCGAAGAAGTCGATGGCCTGGTTCGATTTCCCGAACGACGTCTCTCGATTCACCTTCTGA
- a CDS encoding Hsp70 family protein: MGYRLGVDLGTTWTAAAVARSDDAGSGPANVAMLRLGTRSAEVPTVVAWLEDDTTVVGTAAERRSLTEPARVARQFKRRLGDPVPLIVGGKPRSAESLMAVMLRHVVDTATAAEGASPDEIVLTHPANWGPYKIERFRQVFQLAGVPDGEIVAEPVAAARHYLREHHLDVGNTVAIFDFGGGTFDAALLRRTADGFEAVGEARGLEQLGGIDLDESILHHVLVSAAVDLGSLDDTPSNWAAVDRLRHECVAAKEVLSDDTVAVIPVMLPEVHTEVRLTRTEFESMIGPAIGDAVNLIEATIRDAGLEPSGVAAVLLVGGTSRIPLVNQLVAAQLQVPVLSDVHPKHAVAMGSVTAPVGGLLDRTLGPVSSSWPQPLAGGVEASASVAPTAEPDPTPVEAVAVTPAASGQYTPVGSGTGGVEQTSGGEAVVQPKGRWIFAAVVTALAIVGGLILLNRGSDPTDPGDSAATSPAVSSTIGDETTSSAPETTTLPETTTTEPTTTSTTGAPSPPSDGSGMLEWIGVDEIGQIGSPVSSSDGWFATPGPASLPTVAWETDIVGRAGTAAGGGMVFAMVPSGERAYELVAFDAASGARLWSDQPTGTCCTNLVLTDRTVATVTTDRGPELRFLERSSGALIDALPIDDLFTNLPADAAFTEFELAQSVVPHRLAIERGAAFVVGSTTGDGSFVAAIDLGTGTTRWSHYDPTTSVVPSVFLDASVVLVADTDSVTTLDIATGDVLWTTDALNRDRIEHLDAGVVMSIDEGYEANTGFDARSGVEVWAVQQRLVSDIASDGEQFIQLSASTGTLEARSIATGDLVWSVATSTAIDWGQLAIAGDLVYVVGRNGMVSAHALADGSVRWSGQVDGLGERDQSYVYLAVAEDRLAVVEDDLLRVTTAN; this comes from the coding sequence ATGGGGTACCGGCTCGGCGTCGACCTCGGCACGACATGGACTGCCGCGGCCGTCGCTCGAAGCGACGACGCCGGTTCGGGGCCGGCCAACGTCGCCATGCTGCGCCTGGGAACCCGCTCGGCCGAGGTCCCCACGGTGGTGGCGTGGCTCGAGGACGACACCACCGTCGTTGGTACCGCAGCGGAGCGGCGCTCGCTGACCGAGCCCGCTCGCGTGGCGCGGCAATTCAAACGGCGATTGGGTGATCCGGTGCCGCTGATCGTCGGTGGCAAGCCACGATCGGCGGAATCGCTGATGGCCGTCATGCTCCGCCACGTGGTCGACACCGCCACGGCAGCTGAGGGAGCGTCTCCCGACGAGATCGTGCTCACCCACCCCGCCAACTGGGGGCCCTACAAGATCGAACGATTCCGACAGGTCTTCCAGCTCGCTGGCGTTCCCGACGGCGAGATCGTCGCTGAGCCCGTCGCTGCAGCCCGCCACTACCTGCGCGAACATCACCTCGACGTCGGCAACACCGTTGCGATCTTCGACTTCGGTGGCGGCACCTTCGACGCCGCCCTGCTGCGACGGACCGCCGATGGGTTCGAGGCAGTCGGCGAAGCCAGGGGTCTGGAACAGCTCGGCGGTATCGACCTCGACGAGAGCATCCTCCATCACGTCCTCGTGTCTGCGGCCGTCGATCTCGGGTCACTGGACGACACGCCGAGCAACTGGGCTGCTGTCGACCGTCTCCGCCACGAATGCGTTGCGGCGAAGGAAGTGTTGTCCGACGACACGGTTGCCGTGATCCCGGTGATGCTCCCCGAGGTACACACCGAAGTACGCCTGACCAGAACCGAGTTCGAGTCGATGATTGGGCCGGCAATCGGCGACGCTGTCAATCTGATCGAGGCGACCATTCGCGACGCAGGCCTCGAACCTTCCGGTGTTGCCGCCGTGCTGCTCGTCGGTGGGACGAGCCGTATTCCCTTGGTCAACCAACTGGTGGCAGCCCAGCTGCAGGTCCCGGTGCTCTCCGACGTGCACCCCAAGCACGCCGTGGCGATGGGATCGGTCACGGCACCCGTCGGCGGGCTACTGGACCGGACGCTTGGCCCTGTCTCGTCGTCCTGGCCTCAGCCGTTGGCCGGCGGGGTCGAGGCGAGCGCCTCCGTTGCGCCAACGGCCGAGCCCGACCCTACGCCGGTGGAAGCGGTAGCCGTCACGCCTGCCGCAAGCGGCCAGTACACGCCCGTCGGGAGCGGGACGGGCGGCGTCGAGCAGACCTCCGGTGGCGAGGCGGTCGTGCAGCCGAAAGGTCGGTGGATCTTCGCAGCTGTCGTCACCGCCCTGGCCATCGTCGGGGGCCTGATCCTTCTCAACCGAGGCAGCGACCCGACCGACCCCGGTGACTCAGCTGCGACCTCGCCGGCGGTGTCCTCGACGATCGGCGATGAGACGACGTCGTCGGCGCCAGAGACCACAACGCTGCCGGAGACCACGACGACGGAACCGACCACAACGTCCACCACGGGCGCTCCGTCGCCGCCGAGTGACGGGTCCGGGATGCTGGAGTGGATCGGTGTCGATGAGATCGGCCAGATCGGCTCCCCCGTCAGCTCGTCCGACGGATGGTTCGCAACCCCGGGCCCGGCGTCGCTTCCAACGGTGGCATGGGAGACCGACATCGTCGGCCGGGCCGGAACGGCGGCAGGAGGGGGGATGGTCTTTGCGATGGTGCCCTCCGGCGAACGCGCCTACGAGCTCGTTGCCTTCGACGCTGCATCGGGAGCACGCCTCTGGAGCGACCAGCCGACGGGCACGTGCTGCACCAATCTCGTGCTGACGGATCGGACCGTGGCGACCGTCACCACCGATCGCGGCCCCGAGCTACGTTTCCTCGAACGTTCGAGCGGTGCTTTGATCGATGCTCTTCCCATCGACGACCTTTTCACCAATCTGCCCGCCGACGCCGCGTTCACCGAGTTCGAACTGGCCCAGAGCGTCGTCCCTCACCGTCTGGCAATCGAGCGAGGTGCGGCCTTCGTCGTCGGTTCGACCACCGGCGACGGTTCGTTCGTTGCCGCGATCGATCTCGGAACAGGAACGACGCGGTGGTCGCACTACGACCCGACGACCTCGGTCGTCCCGTCAGTGTTCCTCGATGCCTCGGTTGTGCTCGTGGCGGACACGGACTCGGTGACAACGCTCGACATCGCCACCGGCGACGTGCTGTGGACCACCGACGCCCTGAATCGAGATCGAATCGAGCACCTCGACGCCGGTGTCGTCATGAGTATCGACGAGGGCTACGAAGCGAACACGGGCTTCGATGCTCGTTCCGGGGTCGAAGTGTGGGCGGTGCAGCAGCGCTTGGTGTCCGACATCGCCAGTGACGGCGAGCAGTTCATCCAACTGAGTGCGTCGACGGGCACGTTGGAGGCTCGAAGTATCGCCACGGGCGACCTCGTCTGGAGTGTGGCCACCTCGACCGCGATCGACTGGGGACAGCTCGCCATCGCCGGCGATCTCGTCTACGTGGTCGGACGAAACGGAATGGTCTCGGCCCACGCGTTGGCCGACGGGTCGGTGCGTTGGAGCGGGCAGGTCGACGGGTTGGGCGAGCGAGACCAGTCGTACGTCTACCTCGCCGTCGCCGAGGACCGGCTGGCAGTCGTCGAGGACGACCTCCTACGCGTCACCACCGCCAACTGA
- a CDS encoding molybdopterin-dependent oxidoreductase — MRIGDPSACPSRRSAALAGVASAAFGLGVAEFVAGWSRSLRSPIVDVGDRVIDHVPASVKDLAIDLFGTNDKQALLVGIGVALAVYAAMVGIVSLRRRLGYGVIGVAIFAAIGILATLGSRTSRVWWSPLPTIAGSLVVLVTLAGFASLSALPARTPTSLGRPSGRSVGRRRFLAMLGAVSAGAVVTAAAGRSLGRRLSVAASRSGLMLPAPATQLAAIPAAAQAPGAASFLTSNADFYRIDTALTVPQIQADAWTLRIHGLVDREIELSFDDLLQRELIERDITLTCVSNTIGGDLVGTARWLGVRLDDVLDEAGIDPTATQIVGRSSDGYTGGFPVSALDGRDALVAVGMNGEPLPLEHGYPARLIVPGLYGYVSATKWLTEIELTTFEAFDHYWVPRGYAVEAPIKLQSRIDTPRGLDRVDPGPFVIGGVAWAQTIGIDAVEVRIDDGDWMAAELADEVNDITWRQWSLPWEATPGRHSITVRAKDRNGAIQTDERSEPLPNGATGHHTVVVLVNDN; from the coding sequence ATGCGCATCGGGGATCCATCGGCATGTCCATCCAGACGATCGGCGGCACTCGCCGGCGTGGCGAGCGCAGCGTTCGGGCTCGGTGTTGCCGAGTTCGTGGCCGGGTGGTCGAGGTCGCTGCGATCGCCGATCGTCGACGTCGGCGACCGGGTCATCGATCACGTCCCGGCGAGTGTGAAAGACCTCGCCATCGACCTGTTCGGAACGAACGACAAGCAAGCCTTGCTGGTCGGGATCGGCGTCGCACTGGCGGTGTACGCCGCGATGGTCGGGATCGTCTCGCTCCGTCGACGGCTGGGCTACGGCGTGATCGGCGTCGCGATCTTTGCCGCCATCGGCATCCTCGCAACGCTCGGGAGTAGAACCAGCCGAGTGTGGTGGAGTCCACTGCCGACCATCGCCGGCTCGCTCGTCGTGCTCGTGACCCTGGCCGGCTTCGCTTCACTGTCGGCGCTGCCGGCGCGAACGCCGACCTCGCTCGGGAGGCCCTCGGGCCGGTCGGTGGGCCGACGCCGATTCCTGGCCATGCTCGGCGCCGTGTCGGCTGGTGCCGTCGTGACCGCCGCGGCCGGTCGCTCGCTGGGTCGTCGGCTGAGCGTGGCTGCTTCGCGATCAGGGCTCATGCTCCCAGCGCCAGCCACACAACTCGCAGCGATTCCTGCGGCCGCCCAGGCTCCGGGAGCCGCTTCGTTCCTGACCTCGAACGCCGACTTCTACCGGATCGATACTGCGCTCACCGTCCCGCAGATCCAGGCCGACGCGTGGACATTGCGGATCCACGGATTGGTCGATCGCGAGATCGAGCTGTCGTTCGACGACCTTCTGCAAAGAGAACTGATCGAGCGCGACATCACCCTCACCTGCGTGTCGAACACCATCGGCGGTGACTTGGTCGGTACCGCCCGTTGGTTGGGTGTGCGGCTCGATGACGTGCTCGACGAGGCCGGCATCGATCCCACAGCGACGCAGATCGTCGGTCGTTCGAGCGACGGCTACACCGGTGGCTTTCCCGTGTCGGCGCTCGATGGGCGAGACGCGCTCGTGGCCGTCGGGATGAACGGCGAGCCGCTACCACTCGAACACGGCTATCCCGCTCGGCTGATCGTTCCCGGCCTCTACGGCTACGTGTCGGCCACGAAGTGGTTGACCGAGATCGAACTCACCACCTTCGAGGCCTTCGACCACTACTGGGTGCCCCGTGGCTACGCCGTCGAGGCGCCGATCAAGCTGCAGTCGAGGATCGACACGCCACGGGGGCTCGATCGAGTTGACCCCGGGCCCTTCGTCATCGGCGGGGTGGCCTGGGCTCAGACGATCGGGATCGACGCGGTGGAGGTGCGGATCGACGACGGCGACTGGATGGCAGCCGAACTGGCCGACGAGGTGAACGACATCACCTGGCGTCAGTGGTCGCTGCCGTGGGAGGCGACGCCCGGGCGTCACTCGATCACCGTGCGGGCAAAAGATCGCAACGGGGCAATCCAAACCGACGAGCGGTCCGAACCACTTCCAAACGGAGCCACCGGACACCACACCGTCGTGGTGCTCGTCAACGACAACTGA
- a CDS encoding fasciclin domain-containing protein, with translation MNPNTDITDPAPNTPRSRTGRVFVAAVAAGALLLAACSSDDTTDATADTSAETTMAPTETTMADESTTDDSMTEDEMSDEDMTDDSMSDGEDEMAGDMMGAFGPACDAVPTEGDGSFAGMADDTAATAASNNPLLSTLVTAVVEADLVDALNSDGPFTIFAPTNDAFAAIDPEVLNAVLADKELLTSVLTYHVIAGDNDAAALSGATLATVEGDDVMLGADGTTVNDANVICSDVPVANGTVHIIDQVLLPQAALDAIASMSEG, from the coding sequence ATGAACCCGAACACCGACATCACTGATCCGGCACCGAATACGCCCCGCAGCCGCACCGGCCGTGTCTTCGTCGCCGCCGTTGCCGCCGGCGCACTCCTGCTCGCTGCGTGCAGCAGCGACGACACCACCGACGCCACGGCTGACACCTCGGCCGAGACCACCATGGCCCCCACCGAGACCACCATGGCCGACGAGTCCACGACGGATGACTCCATGACGGAGGACGAGATGTCCGATGAGGACATGACCGATGACTCCATGAGCGACGGCGAGGACGAGATGGCCGGCGACATGATGGGCGCCTTCGGTCCGGCGTGTGACGCCGTACCGACCGAGGGCGACGGCTCGTTCGCCGGTATGGCCGACGACACCGCAGCGACCGCAGCTTCGAACAATCCGCTGCTGTCGACGCTCGTCACGGCCGTAGTCGAAGCCGACCTGGTCGACGCGCTCAACAGCGACGGACCGTTCACCATCTTCGCCCCGACGAACGACGCCTTCGCTGCGATCGACCCCGAGGTCTTGAATGCGGTACTCGCCGACAAGGAGCTGTTGACGAGCGTGCTCACGTACCACGTGATCGCCGGTGACAACGACGCCGCTGCTCTGAGCGGTGCGACGCTGGCCACGGTCGAGGGTGACGACGTCATGCTCGGGGCCGATGGCACGACGGTCAACGACGCCAACGTGATCTGTTCTGATGTGCCAGTTGCCAACGGCACGGTCCACATCATCGACCAGGTGCTGCTCCCTCAGGCGGCACTCGACGCCATTGCGTCGATGTCGGAGGGCTGA
- a CDS encoding phytanoyl-CoA dioxygenase family protein, translating into MQPTREITDDEVETFRTDGVVPLRQVLPLEWVDQLRLAMDEVFDRELESGRDGLSHGQSTKGARADMVKSVLQLIDASDGPSDAAVEAGHRPRGRSIVETDACSWHDGLRQLYIDSPLGAIAARLTDSTTINLYSDQLFLKEPGSGVRTPWHQDQPYWLLQGTKVAVCWVPVDTVRLDSGAMGYVRGSHRWGVTYKPSDFRTSTGVMALPGMVTDDLADVPPIDANPDDYDIVRFEAEPGDVIVHDWKMLHGSAGNVSADRLRRADSVRLAGDDVTFHQRPSSPEPFRYTVGLAEGDPLDRADRFPRIFG; encoded by the coding sequence GTGCAGCCGACACGAGAGATCACCGACGACGAAGTCGAAACGTTTCGGACCGACGGGGTCGTACCGCTGCGGCAGGTCCTGCCGCTCGAATGGGTCGACCAACTACGGCTGGCGATGGACGAGGTGTTCGATCGAGAGCTCGAGTCGGGCCGGGATGGGCTGTCCCACGGCCAGAGCACCAAGGGGGCTCGCGCCGACATGGTCAAGAGCGTCCTCCAGTTGATCGACGCCTCGGACGGGCCGAGCGATGCTGCGGTCGAGGCAGGCCATCGGCCGAGAGGTCGCAGCATCGTGGAAACTGACGCCTGCTCGTGGCATGACGGACTCCGCCAGCTCTACATCGACAGCCCGCTCGGCGCGATCGCCGCTCGGCTGACCGACAGCACCACCATCAACCTCTACAGCGACCAGCTGTTCCTGAAGGAGCCGGGCTCGGGGGTTCGGACCCCGTGGCATCAGGATCAGCCCTACTGGCTCCTTCAGGGCACAAAGGTCGCCGTCTGCTGGGTGCCAGTCGACACGGTCCGACTCGACAGCGGCGCCATGGGATACGTCCGAGGCAGCCACCGCTGGGGCGTCACGTACAAGCCGAGCGACTTCCGCACCTCGACCGGGGTGATGGCGCTACCCGGCATGGTGACGGACGATCTCGCCGATGTGCCACCCATCGACGCCAACCCCGACGACTACGACATCGTGCGCTTCGAGGCCGAACCGGGCGACGTGATCGTGCACGACTGGAAGATGTTGCACGGTTCGGCGGGCAACGTCAGCGCCGATCGCCTACGGCGAGCCGACTCGGTCCGCCTCGCCGGCGACGACGTGACCTTCCACCAGCGACCCTCATCGCCGGAACCGTTCCGGTACACGGTCGGCCTCGCCGAGGGCGACCCGCTGGACCGAGCGGATCGATTCCCCCGCATCTTCGGCTGA
- a CDS encoding serine hydrolase domain-containing protein yields the protein MTEQSTERAARPRLFSGEPVLDYFSRVAQIMPSVAMPAASQPIDWPSGTPIDLPPSYSYLGVDRSTEDLLAETDTAALLVLHEGAIRFERYWHTGGPDVQWLSMSVAKSFVSALVGIAVDDGLIGGLDDPISSYIRVDAGSAYDGVSIRDVLQMSSGARWNEDYSDSSSDVFALTAAFGRGSLDAFVAGAASKAEPGTVCRYNSTDTQALGTLLVAATGRSLADYMTEQLIEPLGMTAPSHWLVDAEGREAAFFGLTMTARDFARLGELYRQAGRCNGRQIVPEHYVADSVRSHLRHTEPGQVWAGDHQFDLGYGYHWWLPDGDPGEFSAIGVYNQFVYVHPSSGVVIVKLSANQAYGTSTADEVNRELENLAMLRAIARSVS from the coding sequence ATGACGGAGCAGTCGACCGAGCGTGCGGCACGACCACGGTTGTTCAGCGGCGAACCGGTGCTCGACTACTTCAGCCGAGTTGCCCAGATCATGCCGTCGGTGGCCATGCCGGCGGCATCGCAACCGATCGATTGGCCGAGCGGCACCCCGATCGATCTGCCGCCTTCCTACTCCTACCTCGGCGTCGATCGATCGACGGAGGATCTCCTTGCCGAGACCGACACCGCAGCCCTCCTCGTCCTGCACGAGGGCGCGATCCGATTCGAGCGCTACTGGCACACTGGCGGCCCCGACGTCCAGTGGTTGTCGATGTCGGTGGCCAAGAGCTTCGTCTCGGCGCTCGTCGGTATTGCCGTCGACGACGGGTTGATCGGGGGACTGGACGATCCCATCAGCTCGTACATCAGGGTCGACGCCGGTTCGGCCTACGACGGCGTGTCGATCCGCGACGTGCTCCAGATGTCGTCGGGTGCCCGGTGGAACGAGGACTACAGCGATTCCTCCTCGGATGTGTTCGCCCTCACGGCAGCATTCGGTCGCGGCTCACTCGACGCCTTCGTGGCGGGTGCCGCATCGAAAGCCGAGCCGGGAACGGTGTGCCGCTACAACTCGACCGACACCCAGGCGCTCGGCACGCTGCTCGTCGCGGCCACGGGGCGCAGCCTTGCCGACTACATGACCGAACAGCTCATCGAGCCCCTCGGCATGACGGCGCCCAGCCATTGGCTCGTCGACGCCGAAGGGCGAGAGGCGGCGTTCTTCGGGCTGACCATGACCGCTCGTGATTTCGCTCGACTGGGCGAGTTGTACCGGCAGGCTGGACGCTGCAACGGTCGCCAGATCGTTCCCGAGCACTACGTCGCCGACTCGGTTCGGTCGCATCTCCGCCACACCGAGCCCGGACAGGTGTGGGCGGGGGACCACCAGTTCGATCTCGGCTACGGCTACCATTGGTGGTTGCCCGACGGTGATCCTGGTGAGTTCAGCGCGATCGGTGTGTACAACCAGTTCGTGTATGTGCACCCATCGTCGGGCGTGGTGATCGTGAAGCTGTCGGCCAATCAGGCCTACGGCACATCCACCGCCGACGAGGTGAACCGCGAGCTGGAGAACCTGGCGATGCTGCGAGCGATCGCCAGGTCTGTTTCCTGA
- the tig gene encoding trigger factor — translation MKSSVEALEGNKVKFTVEVEEAEFDNDLDAAFKSLAREIRLPGFRPGKAPRKVIEARIGSEYARSEAFRNGLPNYYVKAVNEHEVDVIDSPDIEIVEGELAGPVTFSAVVQVRPVIEIDGYQNLSVEIPSPIVSEEDLTSAIERLLGQFGELVTVDRPAQEGDRVTIDISATHEGEPVEGLTANDYVYEVGMGAVVEELDENLIGASAGDELTFSADHPDEDEDEPLEFSITVKDVQETVLPDADDEFAKANTEFDSADALRDDYRKRLTETRVNQANTARRNAVAEAVAELVSDDDIPEALVEMEVENRAQDLAMRLQAQGLTIEQYLQFSGRDQGDLVAELRATAGTSAKMDLALRAVAVAEGLQVTDAEINEEMQRIAEQVNRSAEDVLAQLTEGGQMPSIRADIEKSKALDWLVEHASLVDEDGNAIAEADLVLPEADEPETEDGSSSGDAADTATNDASVAAEAAEGEDD, via the coding sequence GTGAAATCCTCCGTCGAAGCCCTCGAGGGCAACAAAGTCAAGTTCACCGTCGAGGTCGAAGAAGCCGAATTCGACAACGATCTCGATGCGGCGTTCAAGTCGCTGGCCAGGGAGATCCGGCTTCCCGGGTTCCGGCCGGGCAAGGCGCCCCGCAAGGTGATCGAGGCTCGCATCGGTAGCGAGTACGCCCGCTCCGAAGCCTTCCGTAACGGCCTGCCGAACTATTACGTGAAGGCCGTCAACGAGCACGAGGTCGACGTCATCGACTCGCCCGACATCGAGATCGTCGAGGGCGAACTCGCCGGTCCGGTCACCTTCTCCGCCGTTGTCCAGGTCCGACCGGTCATCGAGATCGACGGCTACCAGAACCTGTCGGTCGAGATCCCGTCGCCCATCGTGAGCGAGGAGGACCTCACCAGCGCCATCGAGCGCCTCCTCGGCCAGTTCGGCGAGCTGGTCACCGTCGATCGCCCCGCCCAAGAGGGCGATCGGGTCACCATCGACATCTCGGCCACCCATGAAGGCGAGCCGGTCGAGGGCCTCACCGCCAACGACTACGTCTACGAAGTGGGCATGGGAGCGGTCGTCGAAGAGCTCGACGAGAACCTCATCGGTGCCTCCGCCGGCGACGAGCTCACGTTCTCCGCCGATCATCCCGACGAAGACGAAGACGAGCCGCTCGAGTTCTCGATCACGGTGAAAGACGTCCAGGAAACCGTCCTGCCCGACGCCGACGACGAGTTCGCGAAAGCCAACACCGAGTTCGACAGTGCCGACGCCCTGCGCGACGACTACCGCAAGCGCCTCACCGAGACCCGGGTCAACCAGGCCAACACCGCCCGCCGCAATGCGGTGGCCGAGGCGGTCGCCGAGCTGGTGTCCGACGACGACATCCCCGAGGCCCTGGTCGAGATGGAGGTCGAGAACCGGGCCCAGGATCTCGCCATGCGACTGCAGGCCCAAGGCCTCACCATCGAGCAGTACCTCCAGTTCTCGGGCCGAGACCAAGGCGATCTGGTGGCCGAGCTGCGGGCCACCGCCGGTACGTCGGCCAAGATGGACCTCGCCCTGCGGGCGGTCGCCGTCGCCGAAGGGCTGCAGGTCACCGACGCCGAGATCAACGAAGAGATGCAGCGCATCGCCGAGCAGGTGAATCGCAGCGCCGAGGATGTGCTTGCCCAGCTCACCGAGGGTGGCCAGATGCCTTCGATCCGCGCCGACATCGAAAAGAGCAAGGCCCTCGACTGGCTGGTCGAGCACGCGTCGCTCGTCGACGAAGATGGCAACGCGATCGCCGAGGCCGACCTGGTCCTCCCCGAGGCCGACGAGCCCGAGACCGAAGACGGTTCATCGAGCGGCGATGCCGCCGATACTGCAACCAACGACGCCAGTGTTGCCGCCGAGGCAGCTGAAGGAGAAGACGATTGA
- a CDS encoding ATP-dependent Clp protease proteolytic subunit, whose product MFDPRYASSHQRVTAGVSIPNVIEQTSRGEVRHDLFSRLLKDNIVFIGTPIDEMIANVTCAELLHLESENPDRDISLYINSPGGDVNAMFAIYDTMQFIRPDVATICFGQAASAAAVLLAAGAPGKRFALPSSRILLHQPYSGAQGQVSDLELAAAEIERLKKQLESILAHHTGQPIEKIAADTDRDFVLTAQEAKEYGIIDDVIANRNAADTSGPIRAIDS is encoded by the coding sequence ATGTTCGACCCGAGGTACGCCTCCTCACATCAGCGAGTGACCGCTGGTGTCAGCATTCCCAACGTCATCGAGCAGACCAGCCGGGGTGAGGTCCGCCACGACCTGTTCTCCCGCCTGCTCAAGGACAACATCGTCTTCATCGGTACCCCGATCGACGAGATGATTGCCAACGTCACGTGCGCCGAGCTGCTGCACCTCGAGTCGGAGAACCCCGACCGCGACATCAGCCTCTACATCAACTCGCCCGGTGGCGACGTGAACGCCATGTTCGCGATCTACGACACCATGCAGTTCATCCGGCCCGACGTCGCCACGATCTGCTTCGGCCAGGCCGCCTCGGCTGCTGCCGTGTTGCTGGCTGCCGGTGCCCCGGGCAAGCGGTTCGCCCTGCCGAGCTCACGGATCCTGCTCCACCAGCCCTACTCGGGCGCCCAGGGGCAGGTGTCCGACCTCGAGCTGGCCGCCGCCGAGATCGAGCGGCTCAAGAAGCAGCTCGAGTCCATCCTCGCCCATCACACAGGCCAGCCGATCGAGAAGATCGCCGCCGACACCGACCGCGACTTCGTGCTCACGGCGCAGGAAGCCAAGGAGTACGGCATCATCGACGACGTGATCGCGAATCGCAACGCCGCCGACACCTCTGGCCCGATTCGCGCCATCGATTCGTAG